CCAGAGGGTTTTCAACATAAGACTTGGCAAAGGAAAAAGAACGAACGACGCGATTCCATACAGATCGGTTGGACCCGTGACGGAAGAGGAATACGAATCGAGGAATGAACGCTACGACAAACAGCTCAAAGAAAAAATCGGCCTCGACCCTGAAAAAATGAACACCCGGGAAAAGGTGAAAGAACTGAGAAAATTCAGGGAAGACCAGTACAAAAAGCTGACTGACGCGGTTTACCAGAGAAGAGGCTGGACAAAAGAAGGGGTGCCTACGATAGAACACCTCAGAAAAATCGGAATGGATCTTCCCGAAGTAATCGAAGTTGTTAAAAAGCACCTTTAATCCGATGGAGAAGAAATGATAAATATAAACGAATATTTCGACGGCAAGGTAAAAAGCCTCGCTCCCGATGGCGTAAAGAAAAAGTTCACCGTGGGCGTCATCATGCCCGGAGAGTTCGAGTTCGGAACAGGCGTCAAGGAATTGATGGAGATCACGCACGGATGCCTCGAAGTGACTTACAATGGACACCCGTCAAGAAAATATTCCAAGGGACAGAGTTTTGATGTTCCTGCTGAAACCAAATTCAAAGTCAAAGCGGAGGAAGCGACTTCGTACGTATGTTATTACGGATAATTTTTTCTGCGAGTGAATCTGTTTGAAGTTTGACCAAATAAAAACGCGTCTTAAGAACTGTAATGTAGGGATCGCAGGGTGCGGAGGGTTAGGTTCAAACTGCGCTGTCATCCTGGCGAGGACCGGAATAGGGGGACTGATACTTGTAGATTACGATACTGTGGAAAGGTCAAATCTCAATCGGCAGTATTATTTTCTGAATCAGCTCGGAAGAAAGAAAGTCGAAGCCCTCAAAGAAAATATTGAATCAATAGATCCGACAGTAAGGGTCAAAACAATTTTCACGAAATTGACACCCTCAAACTGCGCTGAAATCTTCAGGGATTCCGACTTGGTAGTGGAAGCTCTCGACAAGGCGGAAGAAAAAGCTTGGCTGATCCAGGCATTGATGGGGAAAAAACCCGAAATGCGAGTTGTTTCAGGTTCAGGGATCGCGGGTTTCGGGAGCAACAACAGGATAAAGACGAGGAGATATGGAAATCTCTGGGTCTGCGGAGACGGTGAAACCGAAGTGTCTGACGAAAACCCCGCGCTGGCGCCAAAAGTATCCATTGTCGCCGGCATGGAAGCAAATCAGGCCGTTGAAATACTTTTAAAAAAAATACATGAAAATGAAGATAAAACTGAATAAGAAAGATTTTTCGACAGATATAAAAAACCCGACGGTTTCGTATCTTTTACGGCAGGTGGCTCCGATACATCCGATAGCCGCAGTGAAAGTCAACGGCTCATTCGTCAAAAAGACCGACTATGACATTCTTGCCCTCAAAGAAGGAGACAACGTCACGATTGTCTACATGCTCGGAGGGGGATGATTGCCGCTTTATTTAAGGCGGCTCCTTTCTAGCTACGTTTTTTGTACCGGTTTTTTATAAAAATCCGTCTCAAAAACACATCTACCTCACGAGAGTTATTTTACAGGTTTTTGAGAAATTACCCGTTCTGAGCAACAGGAAATACTGCCCCGCGGGTTCTTCAGATGTATTCCAGAAAAACTCATGTTGACCCGCCGATATTTCTTTGTCAGCGAGAATTTTAATTTTTCTTCCGACCAGATCGTAGATTTCGAGAACTAAAGGCGAGTCTTTAAAGATTTCTAGCCGGATTTCGACTAAAGATGCCGAAACTGATGCGCTTAGCTGAAAAGAAACTGTTTTGACATGGTCGGCGTTGA
This candidate division WOR-3 bacterium DNA region includes the following protein-coding sequences:
- a CDS encoding pyrimidine/purine nucleoside phosphorylase, which translates into the protein MININEYFDGKVKSLAPDGVKKKFTVGVIMPGEFEFGTGVKELMEITHGCLEVTYNGHPSRKYSKGQSFDVPAETKFKVKAEEATSYVCYYG
- the thiF gene encoding sulfur carrier protein ThiS adenylyltransferase ThiF, which encodes MKFDQIKTRLKNCNVGIAGCGGLGSNCAVILARTGIGGLILVDYDTVERSNLNRQYYFLNQLGRKKVEALKENIESIDPTVRVKTIFTKLTPSNCAEIFRDSDLVVEALDKAEEKAWLIQALMGKKPEMRVVSGSGIAGFGSNNRIKTRRYGNLWVCGDGETEVSDENPALAPKVSIVAGMEANQAVEILLKKIHENEDKTE
- the thiS gene encoding sulfur carrier protein ThiS, producing MKIKLNKKDFSTDIKNPTVSYLLRQVAPIHPIAAVKVNGSFVKKTDYDILALKEGDNVTIVYMLGGG